Proteins found in one Cyprinus carpio isolate SPL01 chromosome B10, ASM1834038v1, whole genome shotgun sequence genomic segment:
- the LOC109048006 gene encoding adhesion G-protein coupled receptor G2-like isoform X5, whose translation MVWCVGTDHDVKHSMFSKQVSTRAMATKRLSRWSFGCWSHLDYVFFLLLLCLPVTLSTNSTTIGISATTPSTGPENSATGGTTDNITTTHSSSTEGPNNSSTLPLTTSNATMQNTTTMVETTVASSNISTVIPATTLTTELNSTDNRTTESTPYTSTANTTSFETTTNFTSTGNTTSFETTTNFTSTGNMTSFETTASFTSTGNMTSFETTTNLTTFTATPGPSPSANITDTTPTINQTLTTTAPTLCNFNQSCAKAFYWMTVNVTKTAENEMIKTWLEQLYKSKLIACAVSMRMVKTVVEENSDGKLVTAEPITTTSISTENPRLEDMEVTCDPKNSTKDALCNILLMLSAPANVCCISDAVVKMNSENVSVSLVGTIERVGVCAGYTDYISPIFSGQYDKCNQTVRIDVCTAGPQNISCGNNTNAIFPLATGDQQICPTSPPPQTCNCSSHCNNSDFYYYHFNVQFNQYLIFNSTNMVQQSFSLLNHSACSNMSSACNSVQTLINHFQDVGVSGCINSQDEVSASNCSVILKLDAAMDPCDVRTAVEAISELQKNFTLNGVVSTVAVCSYSLDPLRKYFIWEPSLSTNFSSESCMESDRVNLLTDYCKTGVNYKGSPSIVIPLNVSCNSSAPTFTNSTTTPPSFTSTSLSNTSTINATVSTTESVNVTTSPANVTASVSTTMSGTLDAEGLLKLSANSSSLNTSQVDQILSQLESLLSGPNISLALANTSVNIVNNLLDVPVAVMTPFSKRAIGVVDTVGLKLVVSGTSQSIVSQSLALAVKKVDGTNFQETSFSLIEASSVQIRSNPSMETENMMVQVRSTPLGSVTLPASLTQNLTAEQQRLASRVQFNFFQKSTFFQDKALGERKINSGIVSSSVANLSISGLQKKVLITLRNTGPIPANYVASCVFWDFGLNGGSGGWSSFGCDVLNSSAEETQCACSHLTSFGILLDISKTTISGLHAEILTYITYIGCGLSAIFLSVTLLTYLAFGKLRKDIPSKILIQLCLALLLLNLVFLLDAWLALYPDAVGLCISTAFFLHYFLLASFTWMALEAVQMYLALVKVFNTYITRFMVKIGLAGWGIPLVVVIIVIAINKDHYGLVTYGRYASGATDDFCWIKNDIVFYVAVVAYFCLVFLLNFTMFIVVLIQLCRIKQQNPHNVQNRSSWQEMRSVAGLTVLLGLAWGFAFFAWGPVNLPFMYLFAIFNTLQGFFIFVFHCAMKENVRRQWRTYLCCGSLRLAENSEWSRTATQKINKATKKRGFSFRSANSNNSSSSFLNHDTLASDTPVDVSNPMDDRIITAGEEPSSGSDVVLNEINDQYRGQRSY comes from the exons ATGGTTTGGTGTGTCGGTACAGATCATGATGTGAAGCACAGCATGTTTTCTAAGCAAGTGTCTACAAG AGCAATGGCGACCAAACGATTGAGTAGATGGAGTTTTGGATGCTGGAGCCATCTGGATTATGTATTTTTCCTGCTCCTACTGTGCCTTCCAG TAACATTGAGCACAAATAGCACAACAATTGGGATTTCAGCCACCACACCATCTACAGGACCTGAAAATTCAGCGACTGGAGGAACCACAGATAATATTACCACAACACATTCATCTTCAACCGAAGGTCCCAATAACTCATCAACACTGCCACTAACAACAAGCAATGCTACTATGCAAAATACAACTACAATGGTGGAGACCACAGTCGCATCTTCTAACATAAGCACAGTGATCCCAGCAACAACATTAACAACGGAATTAAACAGCACTGATAATCGTACTACGGAAAGCACACCATACACATCCACTGCAAACACGACTTCTTTTGAAACAACCACAAACTTCACATCCACTGGAAACACAACTTCTTTTGAAACAACCACAAACTTCACATCCACTGGAAACATGACTTCTTTTGAAACAACCGCAAGCTTCACATCCACTGGAAACATGACTTCTTTTGAAACAACTACAAACCTCACAACATTTACAGCAACA CCCGGACCATCCCCTTCTGCCAATATAACTGATACAACACCAACCATTAACCAAACATTAACAACGACCG CACCCACACTTTGTAACTTCAATCAAAGCTGTGCGAAAG CATTTTACTGGATGACCGTTAATgtaacaaaaacagctgaaaatgaaatgatcaaaacatgG CTTGAGCAGCTTTACAAAAGCAAACTAATTGCATGTGCAGTTTCCATGCGGATGGTTAAGACAGTGGTGGAGGAGAACTCTGATGGCAAATTAGTAACAGCTGAGCCTATCACAACTACAAGCATAAG TACAGAGAATCCCAGGCTTGAA GACATGGAGGTCACGTGTGATCCAAAAAATAGTACAAA GGATGCACTGTGCAATATTCTTCTGATGCTGAGTGCACCTGCcaatgtttgctgcattagtgaCGCTGTTGTGAAGATGAACTCAGAAAATGTCAGTGTCAGTTTGGTGGGAACAATAGAAAGAGTGG gtgtgtgtgcagGTTATACAGATTATATATCACCAATTTTTTCTGGACAATATGACAAATGCAATCAGACAGTCAGAATTGATGTATGTACAGCAGGACCACAGAACATCTCATG TGGAAACAATACAAATGCAATTTTTCCACTGGCTACTGGTGATCAGCAGATCTGTCCTACTAGCCCAC CACCGCAAACATGTAATTGTTCCTCACACTGCAATAACTCAG ATTTCTACTATTACCATTTTAATGTACAGTTTAACCAATACTTGATATTCAATTCCACCAACATGGTTCAACAGTCC TTTTCATTGTTGAATCACTCAGCATGCAGCAACATGTC ATCTGCATGTAACAGTGTGCAGACTCTCATAAATCACTTTCAG GATGTAGGTGTGAGTGGTTGCATAAACAG TCAGGACGAGGTCTCTGCAAGCAATTGTAGTGTTATATTGAAACTTGACGCAGCTATGGACCCGTGTGATGTTCGCACAGCTGTAGAGGCTATCTCTGAACTTCAGAAAAACTTCACCTTAAATGGAGTTGTAAGCACAGTAG CTGTCTGCTCTTATTCTTTGGATCCTTTAAGAAAGTATTTCATATGGGAGCCATCTTTAAGTACAAATTTCAGTTCTGAAAGCTGCATGGAGTCAGACAGAGTAAACTTGTTAACAGATTACTG CAAAACAGGTGTTAACTATAAAGGCAGCCCAAGTATTGTCATTCCCCTGAATGTCAGCTGTAATTCATCTGCACCCACTTTTACAAACAGTACCACAACTCCTCCATCTTTCACAAGCACCTCCCTCTCGAACACAAGCACCATCAATGCTACAGTCTCCACAACAGAGTCTGTGAATGTAACAACTTCTCCTGCTAATGTAACAGCTTCAG TGTCTACAACCATGTCAGGGACATTAGATGCTGAAGGATTGTTGAAGTTGAGTGCAAATTCCTCATCTTTAAACACCAGTCAGGTGGACCAGATTTTATCACAGCTAGAGTCACTCCTCTCTGGGCCCAACATCAGCCTGGCTCTGGCAAACACCTCTGTCAATATTGTCAACAACCTCCTTGATGTTCCTGTAGCTGTAATGACTCCTTTCTCAAAGAGG GCCATTGGGGTTGTGGACACAGTGGGTCTTAAACTGGTTGTATCAGGAACGAGTCAGTCAATAGTTTCACAGTCACTGGCTCTGGCAGTGAAGAAAGTCGATGGGACCAACTTTCAGGAGACGTCCTTCTCCCTAATCGAAGCATCTAGTGTGCAG ATTCGAAGTAACCCCAGCATGGAGACTGAAAACATGATGGTTCAGGTTCGATCCACTCCTTTGGGTTCAGTCACCCTCCCAGCATCCCTCACACAGAACCTCACGGCAGAACAGCAGCGGCTCGCATCCAGAGTCCAGTTCAACTTCTTCCAGAAGAGCACCTTCTTTCAG gaCAAAGCACTGGGTGAACGTAAAATAAACAGTGGGATTGTGAGTAGCAGTGTGGCTAACCTGAGCATCTCTGGTCTACAGAAGAAAGTGCTGATAACCCTGCGGAACACAGGGCCCATTCCG GCTAACTATGTAGCTTCCTGTGTATTCTGGGACTTTGGATTAAATG GTGGTTCGGGTGGCTGGAGTTCTTTTGGGTGTGATGTGCTTAATTCTTCTGCTGAAGAAACTCAATGCGCCTGCAGTCACCTGACCAGCTTCGGTATCCTGCTA GACATTTCTAAGACTACCATCAGTGGACTGCATGCTGAAATCCTGACATACATTACGTACATCGGCTGTGGCCTCTCAGCCATTTTCCTCTCTGTCACCCTGCTCACATATTTGGCCTTTGG TAAACTGCGCAAAGACATCCCGTCTAAGATCCTGATTCAGCTGTGTTTGGCCTTGCTGCTGCTAAACCTGGTGTTCCTATTGGACGCCTGGCTGGCTCTGTACCCGGATGCCGTGGGTCTTTGCATCTCCACTGCTTTTTTCCTGCATTATTTCCTCCTGGCATCCTTTACTTGGATGGCACTGGAAGCTGTGCAGATGTATCTGGCCCTCGTCAAGGTGTTTAACACCTACATCACCCGCTTTATGGTCAAGATAGGACTTGCTGGATGGG gCATTCCTCTCGTGGTAGTCATAATAGTCATAGCTATTAACAAAGACCACTATGGCCTTGTGACATATGGGAGGTATGCAAGCGGAGCGACTGACGATTT TTGCTGGATAAAAAACGACATTGTCTTCTATGTTGCTGTGGTGGCGTACTTCTGTCTTGTCTTCCTGCTGAACTTTACCATGTTTATCGTGGTACTGATCCAGCTGTGTCGCATTAAGCAGCAGAACCCTCACAATGTGCAGAATCGCAGCAGCTGGCAGGAGATGCGCAGTGTGGCTGGACTCACCGTGCTTCTGGGCCTCGCCTGGGGCTTCGCTTTCTTCGCCTGGGGTCCTGTTAACCTTCCCTTCATGTACCTGTTTGCTATTTTTAACACTTTACAAG GATTCTTCATCTTTGTGTTCCATTGTGCCATGAAAGAAAACGTCAGACGACAATGGAGGACATACCTGTGTTGTGGCAGCCTGAGGCTGGCAGAAAACTCAG AATGGAGTCGCACAGCAACGCAAAAGATAAACAAAGCCACCAAAAAAAGAGGGTTTTCATTCCGCTCTGCGAATTCTAACAATTCTAGCTCATCTTTCCTGAACCATGACACCTTGGCATCTGATACGCCCGTAGACGTCA GCAACCCGATGGACGACAGGATAATAACTGCAGGAGAAGAGCCCAGCTCAGGTTCTGATGTGGTTTTGAATGAGATCAATGACCAGTACCGAGGTCAGAGGTCATACTGA
- the LOC109048006 gene encoding adhesion G-protein coupled receptor G2-like isoform X3, which yields MVWCVGTDHDVKHSMFSKQVSTRAMATKRLSRWSFGCWSHLDYVFFLLLLCLPVTLSTNSTTIGISATTPSTGPENSATGGTTDNITTTHSSSTEGPNNSSTLPLTTSNATMQNTTTMVETTVASSNISTVIPATTLTTELNSTDNRTTESTPYTSTANTTSFETTTNFTSTGNTTSFETTTNFTSTGNMTSFETTASFTSTGNMTSFETTTNLTTFTATPGPSPSANITDTTPTINQTLTTTAPTLCNFNQSCAKAFYWMTVNVTKTAENEMIKTWLEQLYKSKLIACAVSMRMVKTVVEENSDGKLVTAEPITTTSISTENPRLEVTCDPKNSTKDALCNILLMLSAPANVCCISDAVVKMNSENVSVSLVGTIERVGVCAGYTDYISPIFSGQYDKCNQTVRIDVCTAGPQNISCGNNTNAIFPLATGDQQICPTSPPPQTCNCSSHCNNSDFYYYHFNVQFNQYLIFNSTNMVQQSIFLQFSLLNHSACSNMSSACNSVQTLINHFQDVGVSGCINSSQDEVSASNCSVILKLDAAMDPCDVRTAVEAISELQKNFTLNGVVSTVAVCSYSLDPLRKYFIWEPSLSTNFSSESCMESDRVNLLTDYCKTGVNYKGSPSIVIPLNVSCNSSAPTFTNSTTTPPSFTSTSLSNTSTINATVSTTESVNVTTSPANVTASVSTTMSGTLDAEGLLKLSANSSSLNTSQVDQILSQLESLLSGPNISLALANTSVNIVNNLLDVPVAVMTPFSKRAIGVVDTVGLKLVVSGTSQSIVSQSLALAVKKVDGTNFQETSFSLIEASSVQIRSNPSMETENMMVQVRSTPLGSVTLPASLTQNLTAEQQRLASRVQFNFFQKSTFFQDKALGERKINSGIVSSSVANLSISGLQKKVLITLRNTGPIPANYVASCVFWDFGLNGGSGGWSSFGCDVLNSSAEETQCACSHLTSFGILLDISKTTISGLHAEILTYITYIGCGLSAIFLSVTLLTYLAFGKLRKDIPSKILIQLCLALLLLNLVFLLDAWLALYPDAVGLCISTAFFLHYFLLASFTWMALEAVQMYLALVKVFNTYITRFMVKIGLAGWGIPLVVVIIVIAINKDHYGLVTYGRYASGATDDFCWIKNDIVFYVAVVAYFCLVFLLNFTMFIVVLIQLCRIKQQNPHNVQNRSSWQEMRSVAGLTVLLGLAWGFAFFAWGPVNLPFMYLFAIFNTLQGFFIFVFHCAMKENVRRQWRTYLCCGSLRLAENSEWSRTATQKINKATKKRGFSFRSANSNNSSSSFLNHDTLASDTPVDVSNPMDDRIITAGEEPSSGSDVVLNEINDQYRGQRSY from the exons ATGGTTTGGTGTGTCGGTACAGATCATGATGTGAAGCACAGCATGTTTTCTAAGCAAGTGTCTACAAG AGCAATGGCGACCAAACGATTGAGTAGATGGAGTTTTGGATGCTGGAGCCATCTGGATTATGTATTTTTCCTGCTCCTACTGTGCCTTCCAG TAACATTGAGCACAAATAGCACAACAATTGGGATTTCAGCCACCACACCATCTACAGGACCTGAAAATTCAGCGACTGGAGGAACCACAGATAATATTACCACAACACATTCATCTTCAACCGAAGGTCCCAATAACTCATCAACACTGCCACTAACAACAAGCAATGCTACTATGCAAAATACAACTACAATGGTGGAGACCACAGTCGCATCTTCTAACATAAGCACAGTGATCCCAGCAACAACATTAACAACGGAATTAAACAGCACTGATAATCGTACTACGGAAAGCACACCATACACATCCACTGCAAACACGACTTCTTTTGAAACAACCACAAACTTCACATCCACTGGAAACACAACTTCTTTTGAAACAACCACAAACTTCACATCCACTGGAAACATGACTTCTTTTGAAACAACCGCAAGCTTCACATCCACTGGAAACATGACTTCTTTTGAAACAACTACAAACCTCACAACATTTACAGCAACA CCCGGACCATCCCCTTCTGCCAATATAACTGATACAACACCAACCATTAACCAAACATTAACAACGACCG CACCCACACTTTGTAACTTCAATCAAAGCTGTGCGAAAG CATTTTACTGGATGACCGTTAATgtaacaaaaacagctgaaaatgaaatgatcaaaacatgG CTTGAGCAGCTTTACAAAAGCAAACTAATTGCATGTGCAGTTTCCATGCGGATGGTTAAGACAGTGGTGGAGGAGAACTCTGATGGCAAATTAGTAACAGCTGAGCCTATCACAACTACAAGCATAAG TACAGAGAATCCCAGGCTTGAA GTCACGTGTGATCCAAAAAATAGTACAAA GGATGCACTGTGCAATATTCTTCTGATGCTGAGTGCACCTGCcaatgtttgctgcattagtgaCGCTGTTGTGAAGATGAACTCAGAAAATGTCAGTGTCAGTTTGGTGGGAACAATAGAAAGAGTGG gtgtgtgtgcagGTTATACAGATTATATATCACCAATTTTTTCTGGACAATATGACAAATGCAATCAGACAGTCAGAATTGATGTATGTACAGCAGGACCACAGAACATCTCATG TGGAAACAATACAAATGCAATTTTTCCACTGGCTACTGGTGATCAGCAGATCTGTCCTACTAGCCCAC CACCGCAAACATGTAATTGTTCCTCACACTGCAATAACTCAG ATTTCTACTATTACCATTTTAATGTACAGTTTAACCAATACTTGATATTCAATTCCACCAACATGGTTCAACAGTCC atttttctacAGTTTTCATTGTTGAATCACTCAGCATGCAGCAACATGTC ATCTGCATGTAACAGTGTGCAGACTCTCATAAATCACTTTCAG GATGTAGGTGTGAGTGGTTGCATAAACAG CAGTCAGGACGAGGTCTCTGCAAGCAATTGTAGTGTTATATTGAAACTTGACGCAGCTATGGACCCGTGTGATGTTCGCACAGCTGTAGAGGCTATCTCTGAACTTCAGAAAAACTTCACCTTAAATGGAGTTGTAAGCACAGTAG CTGTCTGCTCTTATTCTTTGGATCCTTTAAGAAAGTATTTCATATGGGAGCCATCTTTAAGTACAAATTTCAGTTCTGAAAGCTGCATGGAGTCAGACAGAGTAAACTTGTTAACAGATTACTG CAAAACAGGTGTTAACTATAAAGGCAGCCCAAGTATTGTCATTCCCCTGAATGTCAGCTGTAATTCATCTGCACCCACTTTTACAAACAGTACCACAACTCCTCCATCTTTCACAAGCACCTCCCTCTCGAACACAAGCACCATCAATGCTACAGTCTCCACAACAGAGTCTGTGAATGTAACAACTTCTCCTGCTAATGTAACAGCTTCAG TGTCTACAACCATGTCAGGGACATTAGATGCTGAAGGATTGTTGAAGTTGAGTGCAAATTCCTCATCTTTAAACACCAGTCAGGTGGACCAGATTTTATCACAGCTAGAGTCACTCCTCTCTGGGCCCAACATCAGCCTGGCTCTGGCAAACACCTCTGTCAATATTGTCAACAACCTCCTTGATGTTCCTGTAGCTGTAATGACTCCTTTCTCAAAGAGG GCCATTGGGGTTGTGGACACAGTGGGTCTTAAACTGGTTGTATCAGGAACGAGTCAGTCAATAGTTTCACAGTCACTGGCTCTGGCAGTGAAGAAAGTCGATGGGACCAACTTTCAGGAGACGTCCTTCTCCCTAATCGAAGCATCTAGTGTGCAG ATTCGAAGTAACCCCAGCATGGAGACTGAAAACATGATGGTTCAGGTTCGATCCACTCCTTTGGGTTCAGTCACCCTCCCAGCATCCCTCACACAGAACCTCACGGCAGAACAGCAGCGGCTCGCATCCAGAGTCCAGTTCAACTTCTTCCAGAAGAGCACCTTCTTTCAG gaCAAAGCACTGGGTGAACGTAAAATAAACAGTGGGATTGTGAGTAGCAGTGTGGCTAACCTGAGCATCTCTGGTCTACAGAAGAAAGTGCTGATAACCCTGCGGAACACAGGGCCCATTCCG GCTAACTATGTAGCTTCCTGTGTATTCTGGGACTTTGGATTAAATG GTGGTTCGGGTGGCTGGAGTTCTTTTGGGTGTGATGTGCTTAATTCTTCTGCTGAAGAAACTCAATGCGCCTGCAGTCACCTGACCAGCTTCGGTATCCTGCTA GACATTTCTAAGACTACCATCAGTGGACTGCATGCTGAAATCCTGACATACATTACGTACATCGGCTGTGGCCTCTCAGCCATTTTCCTCTCTGTCACCCTGCTCACATATTTGGCCTTTGG TAAACTGCGCAAAGACATCCCGTCTAAGATCCTGATTCAGCTGTGTTTGGCCTTGCTGCTGCTAAACCTGGTGTTCCTATTGGACGCCTGGCTGGCTCTGTACCCGGATGCCGTGGGTCTTTGCATCTCCACTGCTTTTTTCCTGCATTATTTCCTCCTGGCATCCTTTACTTGGATGGCACTGGAAGCTGTGCAGATGTATCTGGCCCTCGTCAAGGTGTTTAACACCTACATCACCCGCTTTATGGTCAAGATAGGACTTGCTGGATGGG gCATTCCTCTCGTGGTAGTCATAATAGTCATAGCTATTAACAAAGACCACTATGGCCTTGTGACATATGGGAGGTATGCAAGCGGAGCGACTGACGATTT TTGCTGGATAAAAAACGACATTGTCTTCTATGTTGCTGTGGTGGCGTACTTCTGTCTTGTCTTCCTGCTGAACTTTACCATGTTTATCGTGGTACTGATCCAGCTGTGTCGCATTAAGCAGCAGAACCCTCACAATGTGCAGAATCGCAGCAGCTGGCAGGAGATGCGCAGTGTGGCTGGACTCACCGTGCTTCTGGGCCTCGCCTGGGGCTTCGCTTTCTTCGCCTGGGGTCCTGTTAACCTTCCCTTCATGTACCTGTTTGCTATTTTTAACACTTTACAAG GATTCTTCATCTTTGTGTTCCATTGTGCCATGAAAGAAAACGTCAGACGACAATGGAGGACATACCTGTGTTGTGGCAGCCTGAGGCTGGCAGAAAACTCAG AATGGAGTCGCACAGCAACGCAAAAGATAAACAAAGCCACCAAAAAAAGAGGGTTTTCATTCCGCTCTGCGAATTCTAACAATTCTAGCTCATCTTTCCTGAACCATGACACCTTGGCATCTGATACGCCCGTAGACGTCA GCAACCCGATGGACGACAGGATAATAACTGCAGGAGAAGAGCCCAGCTCAGGTTCTGATGTGGTTTTGAATGAGATCAATGACCAGTACCGAGGTCAGAGGTCATACTGA